The Corvus moneduloides isolate bCorMon1 chromosome 11, bCorMon1.pri, whole genome shotgun sequence genomic sequence CCCTgtgatgggcagggacaccttccactagaccaggctgctccaagccccatccaacctgacctgtGGGTACAAACCTGTCAGCATGTCCTTGGGAACACGTTCAGTATGGCACCATGGGGGGTTGCTGTGCTCCTTGGCGCAGCTCGGAGTTGCAGAGGGAATTTTATCAACAGCCTCCATTTTTGTAGATGagaattttctttaaacttcTGAAAAGCTTATGCAGGGACATCTGTGTGCTGCACTTGggctcttttcctcctcttctgtgAAACTGCAATCTGTGTGTGCAAAATCTCACATGGAGGCATGGTGGACGGATGGGTTTATGGAGGTGGTTGCAGACAAACGAAATGGGTAGgtaggaaaaataaactgtCACTGACAGGAACAAAACCCTTAACACATCTCTCAAACTGCAGAAGTCACCTAATGCTACTTCAGACAGAGCAGAGACACAAATTTCCCCCAGGGATACATACAGCTCTTTGCTGTTAGTACATCTCTCCAGTTAATTATCTTTTAATTACAGGATACTCCTTTTCACGAGCACATGGAGCCCCATTCATGATGCAGATCTTTCTTAATACAGCTCTCTTTTGCATGTCAGAGGTTTTCTAGCCTTTGTCATACTCAGATTTTAATGGCACAAGTATAATCCTTTTCTCAGTCAGGTCAGAGGGACCTTCACCAGCGCTGGCAGTGGGCAGTGACCGGGCACGAGCATcacccaggcagagctgcagcaggaagagcaggactTTGGCAGACCCAAAAACAGCCTGCCGGACCTCAGTCAATACAAAGATGAGCCTAGGGCCCAAGAACacccaaaaaaatcctcagcTGACATATTGTCCTACAAGGGAATGTTCAGCCCCAAATCCACTCATTTTCATGCAGCAGAGGGGTGGCAATGGGTACTGGTTGTACCACCCAGCACCCAAAGCTGATTCCACCAAATAATATTCCAAACCATCCTGTCTCTTAGAAGGGTCACACACCAGAGGTGGATGCACATGGAGTTAAGTACAGCTATAAGATGGTGCATTAAAATGTACACAATGATGCTTTTTTGCAATACCACATTTGAAAAGACCAGAAGAAATTTTCTGGAAGATGTAAATCctcactgtttttttttaacagctatGAAGGTTAAGGGCAGACTTAGAGACAATTTGgtaaagaaagcagagaaacatcTATTTTGACCTCTAAGTGAATGTTCAGGCATGTGAAAAGAAATTGGGCATGTAGGGAAATCTGATTATCCAATGAGCCAGCTACTCActcaaaaaaaaacaaaacaaaggctcacagaaactttcattttttccccaactgCAGCTCAAGAAACAGTcttatataaaatacattttgctcttttcttctgcctgttttttttttccttttttgattcCCAGCTTGTTTTTCCCCTGGCTTGCCCATCCCACAGAAGGAAGGCATTGTAGGGCTGTGTTTCTCACTGCTTTAGACAGATAATTAGTTTTGGCTTTTATCTACCCTTGAAAACTCCAGTACAGAAATGTTTCCCAACCCCcgaattattttctttccctttccaggAGCACTTCCTATTTCTATCACACCTGTTTCAAGGTAGAGATTCACTAATTTGACTAAAGCACTGTAGAAATACTGGTCTGAATGGAGATGAGTGGCTGTGTATAGATTGACAAGAATAAATTAACTCCTATCACCCCGATATACCATCAGAGGATGCGTCTTCCATAAATATGGAAAATTTTGTCAACCTCTTCTCTTCCCCACTCCCTTTTTGGAAGCTGAAATGATTGGGCTGGGTCTTTTTTTATGGGTTTTCAACTTCCAGCATGAAAAACATgttccagcccttcctggtCCGTGTATTTTCAGTGCTATGTAGGAATTCAGACATTTAACTCTTCACTAAGACCTTGGAGAGCGTCTCCATTAATAAAATTGCTGACCCCTGACACCTGGGAGGGTGtcccaccctcacagccccaCATTTCTGCAGTGCATGGGCAAGAGACTCCACATTCTTCACCTCCCAGCTACATTCTTAAACTAGTTCAGACACGCAAAGGTCAAAATAGGAATATAGTGATTTCAAATCATGTTTTCTGATCCTTGCTAGAGGTGAGTGCATCTCCAAAGGAGGGATTTCCTGGATAATTGAAGCTCCCATCTATTTTTGCTACAAGGTGGTAGAAACATACAACATTCTGGAACCCTCTAACACCACCCTGCTCTGGGGTCATATCACTGACCCCCAGCAAATAGAGCTCACCACCGCCAGCAAGAGGAAACTGCGGCGCTTTATCGTCATAGACGAAGTTGTCGACAAACTTTATGGCTCCAAAGTCAGAGAATACTTTGAAGAGAACAACGTCCAGCACAAAATCCTCTCCCTGCCAAccactgaagaaacaaaatccaTGGACTTGGTCTTGAACATCTTGCACGAGGTCCAGAACTTCAGCCTTGACCGGCGAACGGAGCCCATCATCGCCATCGGCGGGGGCGTGTGCCTGGACATCGTTGGCCTGGCCGCGTCGCTCTACAGGAGACGCACCCCCTACATTCGGGTCCCCACCACCCTCCTGTCCTATGTGGATGCCAGCGTGGGGGCGAAGAATGGGGTGAACTTTCTGCAGTGTAAGAACAAGCTCGGGGGCTACACCCCCCCCGTGGCAAGTTTCCTGGATAGATCCTTCATCCAGAGCATCCCTCGGCGACACATCTCCAATGGCCTCGGGGAAATTTTAAAGGTATGAACTTTTGCAACTGCAGTTTTCAGAACTGAAATCAtgcaatggtttgggttggaagggacctttggagGTCATCAAATCCAATccctctgcaatgagcagggacacctttcactagatcaggttgctcaaagccccatccaacaaGTCCTTGAgtatttccaggaatggggcaccTACCAGTCCTGGGTTTCACCACCCCCATcgtaaaaaatttcttcctcacaACTAGCCTGAATCTATCTTCTTTCAGTTCAAACCACTATCCCTTGTTCTATCACAACAGGCCCTACTAAAAAGTCTGTCctcatctttcttataagcccctTTTAAGTATTGAAAAGTAAAATGTCCCAGAGTATCCATGGCATTGTATAAACAACTTAGAGAAATCAAGGTGGGCCATCAAGGGTGCATGGGGACTTTCAACTCTCATTGagtctatatatatatttattttacagctgcTAAATTTGTTAGAACACCCCTTACACTTAGTGTCCAGTGCTAACCCTGTGGAGGAAACTCCAAAACTCACAGTCAgaaggagacagaggaaaacCAGGGAAGAAAATCCTCATCTTTTCATTGAGACTGATCCATAGCACTCTGTAATGAACTCCTGGCAGAGAATCTGAGGCTCATTTTACTGGGGATTAATAATCTGCAAGATCATTTGCACCTACCTCACTGGGTATGTCGAGTGTGCTCAATCAATCTCCTGCGAGGCAAATACTTCTAAAATTACCTGGAAAGTGCACAGTAAATGGCTTTATGTCTGGAGAGCTTTGGAAAGTTTTGATAAAGCAGAGTTCAAGCTATTAAAGTGTATTAGAGATGAGTTCATCAGCAGCAATTTTCAGTGCTTGCATAGTGAGAAATCCCCAGGATATATGGAGGTTTCTGGCAGGCACTGTGAAACCCTCAGGTCACCATTCCCCACTGCATGGGGGGGATAATGCCTGActcagagagggaaaaaatatgtaCTTTTAACAAGCAAATCACTTCTAAACCCTCATATTCTCTATACTGCAGTGTTTTCCCACCTTCCATTGCCTGAAGAGCAACCCCAAGGATTAAATGAGACTTGTCCTGGGATTGGCCACCACCCAGTCCCCGTCCTGGGGATGGCCACCATCCAGTCTCGAGTTTCCTTTCAGGCACACAAATAACCAAAGCTCATTACAAGCCACCTGCTGGGCTATGGGAGCACACAACAaactcccagcacaggcagagctgcccagtAGTGGGGGAACTTGCACACCAGTGCTCCCATTTTACCAGAGTCACACTGGGCATTTCCACGCTGCCTTTTGCACACACCTTCACTCAGCACAGCTGACAATGTGTGACACAACCAGGTCACATTCCACAGACACCTGTTAAACATACCCCAAATACATTTGTGCTAACCAGGAGCTGCGTCTACAGAGACACCTTTTCAGGTTACAGAGGTACAACTTGTCCATGTACCACATGTGCAGGTGTTTCTTTGCTAGTGTACAACATGTTATTGCAGTCCAATCCACTGAAACACTCAAGTTTCCAACAGCACATAAAAGTATCAATTATCCTTAATTACCTCTTCTATTCTTTGTCCCAGATGGCCCTCATGAAACACAAAGGGCTGTTTGACTTGCTCAAGAACCATGGAAAATACCTGCTGGACACCAAGTTCCAGTCCTGCAACGGCTTTGCTGACCACAGGGACGCTGCACTGCAGACTACCAGGATTGCCATCGAAACCATGCTGGAAGAGCTGGCTCCCAACCTCTGGGAGGATGATCTGGACAGACTGGTTGACTTTGGCCACCTTATTagcccagagctggaaatgGTGAGTGACAGACTTTATATTGCAACATCCACTttcaatataaaataaaaaaattcaatagGCTGCATGAAAATCTTGtgaaaaggagctgagaaacTCCAGATTTGGACGTGCTATTCCAGGTCACCCAACACACCAGCCTGGTCTTGTTGAAAAAAGGGACCCCTTCCCCTGCTTCATTTCCCCCACACCTCCACTGATTTCCAATCCAGACCTCACTCCAGTTGTTGCTTCTTACTGGGCACTTACTGAAACTCAAAGACAACCAGATTTCAGTGAAGCCACTAGAAATCACCAACATGAACTGTAACAGCACAAAGGCATGGAGACCATAGCCCATATTCCTGGGGAGAAATTGCAGTTGAGGAATGAGAGGCAGACACCTACACTTTATCCAATATTCAGAGTTCATCCCTCCATCTCATGGTGTTCTTTCAGTGATTTAGATGGGAGGAGAATTAGATCCTAGATCCTTGTGGGATATTTTAGCTGCAATTAATCATGTGTAAAACGGATCATCCTAGCAACCCGTAAATCACGAGATGCCAACATCCAGCAACCGCAGTGAGTCAAATGTCGATTTTCAGGGACACTTTTAGAAAGAAACCCTACTTATTTCCTATTTGCCACCCCAAACCTTTTCTGCCACCCACCTTTGCTGTGTTCCAGAGGGTTTTGCCGTCGCTGATGCACGGGGAGGCTGTGAACATCGACATGGCATTCATGACGTACGTGGCCCACGCGCGCGGGCTCCTCGCTGCCgaggagaaggagcagatcCTCCAGTGCATGCGGGGCCTGGAGCTGCCGGTCTGGCACAGCGGCTGCAGCTGGGCCCTGATCCAGAGAGCCCTGCGGGAGCGCCTCAAGCACAGCGGGGGACAGCTCCGGATGCCCCTGCCCACCGGCCTCGGCGTGGCAGGTACTGCCTGAGGGACCCCAGGGAACCCCCTCAGAAGGCACTTGGCGGGCAGTGACATCCTGGGAAATGTGCTCTGTGGTTTTCAGTGGTGCATTTCTTGTGCTCTTTTTCACATCTTGATAAACCCATCAAGAGACAGGATCCGTCCTGTGTACAAGCCCCAGAATTCCATTAAGGACTGAGGTCTAATTAATTGCATTATGATTAACCAATTCACCTTGCAAAGGTAAATGCAGTGATCTGGCAGACAAATCAGCAAgggcaaaagagaaaaacaattccTTTGCCATACCAGAAAAGATTTGTGAAATAGTCCTTggcaaaagaaatttaatatattAGTGTGCCTAGAACTAATACCTGCAAACTAAATAATATCTGTTCAATATCTGGGATGAAATACTcgtaagatttaaaaataaaagccaaccAACCCCTAACACAGAAGCAGGTTGTGGTCTCTGgcatctgtttccttttcacaCCACTTCCACGAAGCTCAGTCTCTACACACAAGGCAACAGGCTCCCACAAGCTGGAGGGGCTCTGCCACAGTCAGTGTGTGCAGGCAAGAAGAGCTCCTCTGGATGTCCTATTAACTACAACTCTTATTTTCCAGAGATATTCAATGACACCAGTGAAGAGACCCTGGAGAGAGCATACAAGCTGTGGGTCAGGGACTGCAAGACTGTGCTGGAGGAAGAGCTGCAAGCCCAAGGTGGTGGTCCTGCCCCAAGCCTGACCTATTTGCCACTGTAAGTCGGTGGGCAGAACTGAATTTTGAACAAGATAAATCCAGAACCACCCGTGAAAATGCATACACCCCAGAGCAGTGTGGGTCAAGCAGAATATTGGCATCTGACATGATTTACCTTTTTCAATTGCTTTGTTTGAAAGGGAATCTATTATTGTTCAAGAAGTGATTGCTCACAAGTGAAACCACCAAGTGCCTGTAGTGTAGCTCATAGTAAACTATCTTCTTTCAGGGAAAGTGAGCAggtttattcatttatttagttAATCCAAGCTGGGAACTGCCATGGCCCTTCCCACTGTCATGCACCATTGCTTGTGCTTGGATCCCTGACATGAGCAGGTGTAGCTGAGTCATAGACCATGGTATGGCACCATGCAAAGTTTCTATGctgcataaaatatttgaagtggGTTGTTTCCTTCACTggttattcttttcttcttgttttctctcattcaaaagagagaaaaaaagaagctcaTCTGCCAGCCTTTGCACTCAGTGTAAGGGAATGACACACTGATTAGAGGCACCATCACAAGTCACAGATCAGTAAATATCACTGCTGTGAAGCACGTGGGGGCTGTCTCTTGGCAGCATGGCAGCCCTTTGTCTTGGGACTCTCAGATACTGAGGACATGCTGGCAAGTCTCCTCTTGCTGCCCAAATGTATGTGGTGGTTTCACTGTGTAACCCCTGCAAGCCACCAGTGTGACAAACAGGGCACAatttgcagcactgctgcctaAGAACAAAGTTGGCCTCCTGGCAATATTGCAGAACCCCCTGGTGTCCCCATATTTGCCACAGGGCTGCTTGTACCTGTCAGTCCTCGGCTCCTTTCCCATCTCATCCCTTTCTGGTTAGATACTAGGCCAGCTGGGGAAAACCAAGAGAAATTAGAGAACTCCAAGCAAGTTCATAATCTTCAAGCAGCCTCAGTGTCATGTCTCAGGATCCTGGCAGACTCAGAGCAGATTATATAATGGATGTTGATggtgaaaaatgtaaaagtaaTGCCATCCTTCTCCCTGGAGGTCCAATCAAAGGAATTGCAATCAACAAACAGCCTTTGAATTATTTACAACgttatttgttttttcccctggtgCTTACTTTTCCTACACCAATTTGTGCTGATGTGCTGGCTTCTGTTTTGCTAAAGTAATAAAAGCTACCAAAATTGAAAAACTTTTGAAATAATGATTGCATTGCTGCCCGCAGTGTGTGCCTGAGTACATTTGCACATGCttgagagacagaaagagaCTGCGGAAGCGAGGCATACAGCTGACATAAtaaatcccttttcctcttgagcctggagaagatgTGCTTAAAACTATAGAGAAGGCcctcctcagccttctccagagCAGTGCACCTCTCCAGTTTCAGGACAGGGTTTCACAGAGGTGGTACCATCTTACCAAGAAACTTTAGAGCACATCCTCAGAGCCACAGCTTCTTAGAAATAAACCCATAATTCCCAGAGTTAAATAAGCCTGGGACTGAGGATATCAGTGAACTTGTCTCCTTTTTCCAGACCATCAAACACAGGCTCATTCAGTGGGTTTCTGACAGTAGCTACTGTGTGGGGAGAGTATCACTGCTTCTCTCAGGGatccaccagcaccaccagcttTGCTAGAACTAACGGGGACAGTGCAACAGGAGAGCAGGTGAGGGCCCATGAGTGTCTGAAGGGAGGGTcagaggatggaccaggctctgctcagtggtgcccagcaataggacaagaggacagaggcagaaactgatgcacagaaagttccacctgaacTTAAGGACGAACTTTGTtgtgcagtgactgagcactTGAACAGACtgtccagagagggtgtggaatcccctcactggggatattccaggactgtctggacacaatcctgtgccctgtgctctgggatgaccctgctcgagcagggaggttggaccagatgacccactgtggtctcTTCCAGCCAGAAACATCCTGTGACCCCAGCTCTTTAAGAGCATGAGAGAGCCCTAAGGACAGCAGTCTGAAGGGCAAAGGTGCTGAGAGTCATTTAATGTGCTTACAGTGATCACCTGGGCACACTCACACACAAATggtcctcctcctctccagcagctgtgtgggcCATTTTTCACACCAGATAACCTAGAAATGAATGAAGCACAACAAGGATTATCATCTGCCCAACAGCCAGTGTCCTGCAGCACAGTGTCTTATTCCCATCTACCTCTGAGGAGGAGGTACAATACCAACATCAACTTGAGTTGCTTGTTTTAAATGTCCACAGAGAGACTCTCAGGAGCCCAAAGGCATTTAGCACTCCATTTCCAGGGAAAGCCAAGGTGCAGCTTAGCAGAGTCCAGGTGAACTGAACTAAACAGAGTCACAAAACCACACATGCACATTAAAAGCCCAGCATCCAGCACCAGTGTGTTACTGGTGACAGTGACCTGGCTGTGGGTCACCTGCCAGCCATTCCCCCATGCTGGCTTTGCCTCTGCCTCCAGAAGCCAGTGGTTGTGTCTGTGACAACATATCCAAGGAGCGGCTGCACAATTAGGACTGAAAAGTGAACACAtgattattgttattttttgccCTCCCTTCAAGCTGTGGGTGACAGAACACAATCAGCCCCTGACGAGCTTGGTTGCTTGGTAGCAGACAGgcacatttttaattatatacTAAAATATGCTACAGAACATAAAACGGCTGTGTGACTAATATGTGTGTATCAAGAAAGGCACATGACAGCAGCAAAATTGCTTCAGTGTCTGATAAAAAGTGCCTCTGCCAGGCTTGTCATCAAAAGATCAAGGGAAAGGGGTGGAAAGTATTATTAATAAAAcagtgactttttaaaatacccCTCATTGTTTgaggtgcattttttttttatgtctagcatgaatttaattcttttccatttattcAGCTTTGATTTCGTTCCTGCTTTTTCAAACAGAACTATTATATTAGACCTAAAATCTTTGCTTAGTCTCTCATGACGCATTGCTCCAAAGAGAAAAGCGGAAAGTCCCAGCTGGGTCCTTGCAGTGCAGGTTCTTCATGGATTTGTTTGAATAAAACTACTTTAGTGGTCAGagaataagaaattattttattatttacaagtgctgaagtaatttcttttgcaACAACCTGCTCTATAAACTGCttttcagcagggaaaaaagaagagaaatattaataaagtcccttccaacccaaaccagtctatgATTCAGTGGTTCTGGAATTGATAAAGGAATATCTAAGCAGTAATTAGTCATGCCCTGTGAACAGTAGCATTCAGTGTACTCAGTGTAAAATGGGAATCATTTTACAAGGCCAGAGGTCTTGAAGACATTAAAAGATTTTGACTAAACGTATTTAAAGTGGCTAAAGAAACAGCAACTGCCCCGTTCCTCATAAAACACAGCGCCTGCTCCCCTGCTCTGCGCCTGCCCCTCTGGAGCCGACACCTCTGGTGTGAATTACACGCTGCACTCAGAGAAAACAATCTACAAACGACTTAATTAAATCTCAACTCGCCTtggagcaggatgggtttgctGGGCCGTGCCGGGCACCACGGGGAGATGGTGCCgggtctgtgctgggaaggaCACAGCCCCACAAGAGTGTGCTGTTCCCCACTCTTTTAATTCAAGTCTaactcctgctgctgtcacaggcaCACAGGAGGAAAGCCAGcgggagcagggagctctggAGAGGCACTACTGAATAGCAAGAGAGCAGGCAAAGCGTTTGAGCAAGACCAGAGCCCCCAGAACCGTGTGCCCCATCCACCAAACCCTGCCTTGAGGCAGCTTCCACAATAGGTACATCACCCTCATGGTGACATTTATATACATATTAGAGAACAATCAATATTTAGATACtttgcatataaatatttttgtgcccTGGTCCTTCCTGCTGACCACAGCAAGCCTTCTTCTTGCCTTGCACAGCTCTTGGACAGCACTAACACAAAAGGGTCTGTCACATGAACTATCGCTTCCCTCTATGGTTCCAGAGCACAGCTCCTGTTAAGAGATTCACTCCCAAAAactgagctggaaaaggagcagtTTCAAGGAAGGGTGAACCTCAGGTCACAGGCAAAGACAACAGCGTTGCTCAGAGCACACGCATTGATCTGTGAGCCAGCATCCTGTAAAGCCTCCTTGGTTTTAATAAGTCAGGAACACTTTTTCAAGCCATTCCCCTGCAATTTTAAAGAAGCGTATGTCAAAGGAGATGGAGCTAGAGTGTAGGACAACTTTCAGTGCTGGGACCACCCCCAGATGTGAGagcaaaagaagcagcactgctgagcccaGCGAGGGAGAGCAATCACCACCTGCCTCCCGGCATcgggagctgctgggctcccaGGTCTCCTGGGAAGGAAAGCACAACGAGGTGACACGGTGGCagtgtcctgctgtgccaccacGCCACACAGCCGagccctgcagcatcccccAGCCCGGCCACGGGGCTTCCCAGCAAAACAGACCACACCGGGCACAGCTGGACTTACTTTTAATATCCACTTTTTTACCCTGCATTGAATTTTTCAAGCTTGTCCAGCACAACTGGAAAAGATTCTAAGCAGAGCTGCCACCAACTCTTTACTGTCACAGAGCTACTGCCTACAGCCAATACCCCCATGATGGGTGTTCTGCTCCTTCTGGGTTCTCCAACACAGACAAAACTTTTAGGTGCTGCCACCCACAGCAAGAAATTCACTCCAAGCTGAccacaagaaaaacaactgaCCAACAAAAGCAAAGTCAAAATACATCTAAGAACTCAaacttaaaatagaaattatatcCTAGGCTGCTGATAAATAGACTTTTTAATGCAGTACTTCTACATTCTAATATTATGCTTAACTTCTAAAGAAATTACATTACAAAACCTGCTGGAAACACTCATGAGCTTTTACTCAAGTATTTTCTACAAAGAGGGAGTGGGGCTGTTCAGCCGTAGTCCTAGTAGAGTCAGGCATTTtttgttgggttggtttttaaATTGAGCTAGTAATATTTAATTCAACTGAATTAGGTATTTTCTACTCCAAATAGGTATCAGACTTTCAAGTCACAGGTCAAATTCAATACTTCTGTTTGTACTCAGGGCTCAAGCCCCCTGAGATAACACTCAATAACCCCcaatgctgctgcagcaaggtCCACAGAGAGCGGGAACTCAATGCTGTGAGCACAGGAAGCAAAAGGCTGTTGAAGAACAAGACCAGAAGGGATGAGAGCATagagacagagagaaataaTGAAGATGGGAAGACACAACAAGACCACAGCTGGTTCCTCACCAGCAgaagccaggagcagctgtttgCATGTTGGGTGAGAGGAGGTTTGGGAGGAGTGGGCAGAGAGAGGACGGGGATCCTGCCATGCACAGgtcagctggagaagggggtGAGGTGCTCCTGTGCAGGACTGCTGGGGACAGGTGACCCTGCAGGAGTGAGAGCAGGGCAAAGGGGCCAGGTACCCTGAGGCCTCACAGAGCCCATGACCTCACAGGGCAGCTGACGGGCTGCaaggacagggagggagggaggcaggcaaATGACAAGAGCCCATGGGAGGGGACAAAGGCAATGACATTTTTCCACATCCAGCTGTTTTATTCCTTACTCTGGACCGTAAGCCCTGGGTCTTTCTACCTTGGGGTGTATTTGCAAAGCCCAGGTGGGGTCTGGCTTCATTCTCCTGTGTGACTGCCACACAAACACAACTGGACAGCTCTGGTGGAACCAAGGATGCCAACCAACACCAGGTCAGGGACATGGACACATCCATGGCCAAGTCACAGACACGGAAGCACTGCAGGGACttcaaacacacaggaaaacaagatCCACTCACATGGAAAACGAGTGACTTACACAGATGTATGTGAAAAACCAAATGCTTTAATCCATCTATCAAGAACAACagttcaaattatttcattggATACATTAATATTGATCCATAATTTACAGTGCTATGGACCATACACAAATTATTGCTGCAGTCAACAGCAGATGAATATCAACATTACAGTACCAAGCATCATAGCAAGAGGCAGTAATTAATGTCACTTTTTCAAGAAATATAGGTATTTATACTATTATCAACATCAGCTTCCCCCCCAGTGCATTTTATATCAAACAACATAAATGTAAGTGCATTATTTTGTGCTTTGTGCTTTCCTTATGTaccttctttttgcttttacagGTTGGAAGAGTTAAATATTGCTTTATAGGCCAAAAGCAGTAAGGAAGAACTTCATGGTACTCTGCATGTCCCTGCCTGTTGCATGGCTTTGGCAAAGTGAGAATTGGTCAGTTCCCCACCCACCTGCTCAGGGAAGCCACTGCTGCCCAGTGTCACACAAGTCACCATCACCAGAGCAGGCAACACCTTCCGTCCATCTCACTCCACTGAGCCCATGCCAAACCCTGCCTGTGACTGCTGTCTGTCCTCTGCCACCAACCCCTGCAAAACGTCACAGCCACACCCTCCACGGTGCTCAAACGGGCAAAAGCACCCCCCCATTAGCACCCACTGGGGTCTGTGTCTCCTAGAAGCGTCCCCACTGCAGTGTCACCATTTCAAGGGTGGGCACACCCAGAGGAGGGCTGTAACCTAAGGAAACATGGGGGGAAGAGTGAGCAGAGCATGGCCAGGTTCTGTTATCCCAGAAAATACAAGGTATAGaagcacacagcacagctgctgtggccaCAGAGACTTCTGCCAAGGAATCCAGCTCTTGATGGAATGGTTGGCCTTGAATCCTAACTCACCTCCACACAGCATGTagcaaaaaaatcagaagtcaTGGCTGTCAGTGAGTACCAGTGGTTTCACATAAGcttgaaaaatattcatatacCACAGTCTAGAGTTGAATTTCTAAATGCCCAGGGCAGGCACCAAACCAAAAGCCTCACTCAATACATTCAGTGGTTCTCAGTTACTACACTCCAGCATGCACACCCCGATTTGTTGTaccagtgctgcagagctgtcccATTTTCTGAGGAAGGGCAACACAGCCCCATGTTACAGCTCAAACATTTTCTACAGCCCTCATTTTCCTACCTGTCACCCCAGCcaaacagcagcaccagaaaCCTGCACCCCCATACTCGActcagagctatggcacagctgCCTTGCTGGGAGCATTCTCTGCCACAGGACCACGGTGACCACAGCAcatcctgcagcctcctgggTCCTGCCTGGGCCAGAGCTTCTCTATCCTAGGAAAGACACATTCCCAAAAGCTgtctggggtgggggggagaggTATCATTACAACCCAACTCCAGCTCCTCCTTCAAAAActataaaagaaagaaaaaaagccacaaccCGGTGGTTGCATCAACGCTAACACATTGCTGGCGGCTCAAGCGGGAAGCGAGGGCCGGACACAGCCACGGG encodes the following:
- the LOC116449221 gene encoding uncharacterized protein LOC116449221; the encoded protein is MLVSEEAGAPAVPGATMPQELQQTDFQLVRVKSTWCRIKKGEALSNDEDEITLSEAKIGECISKGGISWIIEAPIYFCYKVVETYNILEPSNTTLLWGHITDPQQIELTTASKRKLRRFIVIDEVVDKLYGSKVREYFEENNVQHKILSLPTTEETKSMDLVLNILHEVQNFSLDRRTEPIIAIGGGVCLDIVGLAASLYRRRTPYIRVPTTLLSYVDASVGAKNGVNFLQCKNKLGGYTPPVASFLDRSFIQSIPRRHISNGLGEILKMALMKHKGLFDLLKNHGKYLLDTKFQSCNGFADHRDAALQTTRIAIETMLEELAPNLWEDDLDRLVDFGHLISPELEMRVLPSLMHGEAVNIDMAFMTYVAHARGLLAAEEKEQILQCMRGLELPVWHSGCSWALIQRALRERLKHSGGQLRMPLPTGLGVAEIFNDTSEETLERAYKLWVRDCKTVLEEELQAQGGGPAPSLTYLPL